The following proteins are co-located in the Tachysurus vachellii isolate PV-2020 chromosome 17, HZAU_Pvac_v1, whole genome shotgun sequence genome:
- the rnf180b gene encoding E3 ubiquitin-protein ligase RNF180 translates to MASFDALQQTSVLRCKKCRRYVGDSSFLLLASAELMAKCTVWHMDLDALPDWVLSVVNQVHWTTGKLNCQHCGAHLGGFNFINCSRCPCGHDTTVHLVKSRVDQIVKHVVYLSRPSTARVRTGFQVKPRDLEGPEDRSLGHDPNQVTNELHPEPELLSRQIQAPHSNTSTVTDTVTGQADISDGVTDEPQDNTCATPVRMLSKRERNCLKSLRRKQRKKELWLQKLLEEMSVSWKQTSGDEDEKEGCMCAVCLDIYYKPYMCQPCSHVFCEPCLRTLAKSRESSTPCPLCRTLVSHVIFQEELHQRIRSHFPKQYSMRNETFKKTNYSKLPLPSCPKRFHILWGLQGHRNSAGQWQFPLRALGMHVLELGDIRHWTFQTNIITFRFYLHLVFFIFIIMCGLFYILLW, encoded by the exons GCCTCAGCAGAGCTCATGGCTAAATGCACAGTGTGGCATATGGATCTTGATGCTTTACCTGATTGGGTTCTGTCAGTTGTTAATCAG GTTCACTGGACAACAGGGAAACTGAACTGCCAGCACTGTGGAGCACACCTTGGTGGTTTCAACTTCATAAACTGTTCACGGTGTCCCTGTGGACATGACACAACTGTGCACCTCGTTAAAAGCCGTGTCGATCAGATTGTAAAGCATGTGGTCTACTTGAGCAGACCAAGCACAGCTAGAGTACGCACAGGGTTTCAAGTGAAACCCAGAGATTTAGAAGGACCAGAGGACAGATCCCTGGGCCATGATCCAAATCAAGTCACTAATGAACTACATCCAGAGCCTGAACTCCTGAGCAGACAAATCCAAGCACCTCATTCTAACA CATCTACTGTCACTGACACGGTCACAGGACAAGCGGACATCAGTGATGGTGTTACAGATGAACCACAGGACAATACCTGTGCCACACCTGTAAGGATGTTGTCCAAACGGGAGAGGAATTGCTTAAAGAGCTTGAGGAGAAAGCAGAGAAAGAAGGAGCTCTGGCTTCAGAAACTGCTTGAGGAGATG AGTGTGAGCTGGAAACAGACTAGCGGTGATGAAGACGAGAAGGAGGGCTGTatgtgtgctgtgtgtctgGACATCTACTACAAGCCCTACATGTGTCAGCCCTGCAGCCATGTGTTCTGTGAGCCCTGTCTGAGGACACTGGCGAAAAGCCGGGAGAGCAGCACACCATGTCCTCTCTGCAGAACTCTCGTATCGCATGTGATCTTCCAGGAAG AGCTTCACCAGCGCATCAGGAGCCACTTCCCCAAACAATACAGCATGAGAAATGAGACTTTCAAGAAGACCAACTATTCCAAATTGCCTCTGCCCAGCTGTCCCAAGCGCTTTCACATTTTATGGG GACTGCAGGGACACAGAAACTCAGCTGGTCAGTGGCAGTTCCCACTCAGAGCACTGGGAATGCACGTACTGGAACTGGGAGACATTAGGCACTGGACCTTTCAGACTAATATTATCACCTTCAGATTCTATTTACACTtggtatttttcatttttatcatcATGTGTGGCCTTTTCTACATCCTCCTTTGGTAA